One part of the Tachysurus fulvidraco isolate hzauxx_2018 chromosome 23, HZAU_PFXX_2.0, whole genome shotgun sequence genome encodes these proteins:
- the nfe2 gene encoding transcription factor NF-E2 45 kDa subunit isoform X1, translating into MCSTINNALPFSFRCEGPVNSNRLHGGVSMSSTHRFSASARVWANYSPQQSEMDWTWQELMAITDLQEFEVPNENPFEAGSYHSMEPVVHYGSCGMNLVEPNPPICQTSPAAAFEAGYADAISPYQRLNPNVEMHYGHGGCQVTRLPPNAPPLQPPLMSLMDPMNMTNTNQGQRKHCNGNPDDLESDSGLSLGSSPPLASPENEVHGAVTYLPRDGYTEGDLDGIEDPRHMRPNINTPMDYSQAFGSYSGHSYFPVAPNPQPAQQHVHQHAPSMKQQFFPATLHEPLVNHASTPRAGSFDSPNPKTKEAGVSSPLTRDERRAVALQIPFPLEKIINLPVDDFNELLSRHALNDAQLTLVRDIRRRGKNKVAAQNCRKRKLENIVHLEHELGQLRARREHLARERLEFQQNLTMLKCRLSELYAKLFSQLRDEEGHPYSLEDYSLQQSNDGNLYLLQRNNSLDGE; encoded by the exons ATGTGTTCAACCATAAACAACGCTCTTCCCTTTAGTTTCAGGTGTGAG GGACCAGTAAACTCTAACAGACTTCATGGGGGAGTGTCGATGTCTAGCACTCACAGATTCAGTGCAAGTGCCAGGGTCTGGGCCAATTATTCTCCTCAGCAATCAGAGATGGACTGGACCTGGCAGGAACTAATGGCAATCACAGATCTGCAG GAATTTGAGGTCCCAAATGAAAATccatttgaggctggttcataTCACTCAATGGAGCCAGTGGTGCATTATGGGAGCTGTGGGATGAACCTGGTAGAACCCAATCCACCCATCTGTCAGACGAGCCCTGCTGCTGCATTTGAAGCTGGGTACGCTGATGCAATATCCCCTTACCAACGCTTGAACCCAAACGTGGAGATGCACTATGGACACGGAGGGTGCCAGGTTACCAGACTACCACCAAACGCACCACCTCTTCAACCTCCACTAATGAGCCTAATGGATCCCATGAACATGACAAATACCAATCAGGGACAAAGGAAACACTGCAACGGAAACCCAGACGATCTCGAGTCAGACTCTGGGCTTTCTTTGGGTTCAAGCCCACCGCTTGCCTCACCTGAGAACGAAGTCCATGGGGCGGTTACATATTTACCACGAGACGGCTATACCGAAGGTGACTTAGACGGCATCGAGGACCCGCGTCACATGAGACCAAACATAAACACCCCTATGGATTATTCACAAGCGTTTGGGTCCTATTCTGGACATTCCTACTTTCCCGTCGCACCAAACCCACAACCTGCCCAGCAGCATGTGCATCAGCATGCACCATCCATGAAACAGCAGTTTTTTCCTGCAACTCTTCACGAGCCCCTTGTAAACCATGCAAGCACACCGAGAGCAGGCTCTTTTGACTCAccaaaccccaaaacaaaagaGGCTGGCGTCTCTAGCCCCCTCACCAGGGACGAGCGGAGAGCAGTTGCACTCCAAATCCCTTTTCCTCTTGAAAAGATAATCAATCTGCCTGTAGATGACTTCAATGAGCTACTAAGCAGACATGCACTAAACGATGCCCAGCTCACACTCGTGCGTGACATCCGCCGTCGCGGCAAGAATAAAGTTGCGGCGCAGAACTGCCGCAAGAGGAAGCTGGAAAACATTGTGCACTTGGAACATGAGCTTGGTCAGCTAAGGGCCCGCAGGGAACATCTAGCACGAGAGAGGCTAGAGTTCCAACAAAACCTCACCATGCTGAAGTGTCGTCTCTCCGAGCTTTACGCTAAACTATTCTCCCAGTTACGGGATGAGGAAGGACACCCATATTCTCTGGAGGACTATTCGCTCCAACAAAGTAACGATGGTAACCTTTACCTTCTGCAACGGAACAATTCATTGGATGGGGAATAA
- the nfe2 gene encoding transcription factor NF-E2 45 kDa subunit isoform X2, translating into MCSTINNALPFSFRCEEFEVPNENPFEAGSYHSMEPVVHYGSCGMNLVEPNPPICQTSPAAAFEAGYADAISPYQRLNPNVEMHYGHGGCQVTRLPPNAPPLQPPLMSLMDPMNMTNTNQGQRKHCNGNPDDLESDSGLSLGSSPPLASPENEVHGAVTYLPRDGYTEGDLDGIEDPRHMRPNINTPMDYSQAFGSYSGHSYFPVAPNPQPAQQHVHQHAPSMKQQFFPATLHEPLVNHASTPRAGSFDSPNPKTKEAGVSSPLTRDERRAVALQIPFPLEKIINLPVDDFNELLSRHALNDAQLTLVRDIRRRGKNKVAAQNCRKRKLENIVHLEHELGQLRARREHLARERLEFQQNLTMLKCRLSELYAKLFSQLRDEEGHPYSLEDYSLQQSNDGNLYLLQRNNSLDGE; encoded by the exons ATGTGTTCAACCATAAACAACGCTCTTCCCTTTAGTTTCAGGTGTGAG GAATTTGAGGTCCCAAATGAAAATccatttgaggctggttcataTCACTCAATGGAGCCAGTGGTGCATTATGGGAGCTGTGGGATGAACCTGGTAGAACCCAATCCACCCATCTGTCAGACGAGCCCTGCTGCTGCATTTGAAGCTGGGTACGCTGATGCAATATCCCCTTACCAACGCTTGAACCCAAACGTGGAGATGCACTATGGACACGGAGGGTGCCAGGTTACCAGACTACCACCAAACGCACCACCTCTTCAACCTCCACTAATGAGCCTAATGGATCCCATGAACATGACAAATACCAATCAGGGACAAAGGAAACACTGCAACGGAAACCCAGACGATCTCGAGTCAGACTCTGGGCTTTCTTTGGGTTCAAGCCCACCGCTTGCCTCACCTGAGAACGAAGTCCATGGGGCGGTTACATATTTACCACGAGACGGCTATACCGAAGGTGACTTAGACGGCATCGAGGACCCGCGTCACATGAGACCAAACATAAACACCCCTATGGATTATTCACAAGCGTTTGGGTCCTATTCTGGACATTCCTACTTTCCCGTCGCACCAAACCCACAACCTGCCCAGCAGCATGTGCATCAGCATGCACCATCCATGAAACAGCAGTTTTTTCCTGCAACTCTTCACGAGCCCCTTGTAAACCATGCAAGCACACCGAGAGCAGGCTCTTTTGACTCAccaaaccccaaaacaaaagaGGCTGGCGTCTCTAGCCCCCTCACCAGGGACGAGCGGAGAGCAGTTGCACTCCAAATCCCTTTTCCTCTTGAAAAGATAATCAATCTGCCTGTAGATGACTTCAATGAGCTACTAAGCAGACATGCACTAAACGATGCCCAGCTCACACTCGTGCGTGACATCCGCCGTCGCGGCAAGAATAAAGTTGCGGCGCAGAACTGCCGCAAGAGGAAGCTGGAAAACATTGTGCACTTGGAACATGAGCTTGGTCAGCTAAGGGCCCGCAGGGAACATCTAGCACGAGAGAGGCTAGAGTTCCAACAAAACCTCACCATGCTGAAGTGTCGTCTCTCCGAGCTTTACGCTAAACTATTCTCCCAGTTACGGGATGAGGAAGGACACCCATATTCTCTGGAGGACTATTCGCTCCAACAAAGTAACGATGGTAACCTTTACCTTCTGCAACGGAACAATTCATTGGATGGGGAATAA
- the nfe2 gene encoding transcription factor NF-E2 45 kDa subunit isoform X3 — MEPVVHYGSCGMNLVEPNPPICQTSPAAAFEAGYADAISPYQRLNPNVEMHYGHGGCQVTRLPPNAPPLQPPLMSLMDPMNMTNTNQGQRKHCNGNPDDLESDSGLSLGSSPPLASPENEVHGAVTYLPRDGYTEGDLDGIEDPRHMRPNINTPMDYSQAFGSYSGHSYFPVAPNPQPAQQHVHQHAPSMKQQFFPATLHEPLVNHASTPRAGSFDSPNPKTKEAGVSSPLTRDERRAVALQIPFPLEKIINLPVDDFNELLSRHALNDAQLTLVRDIRRRGKNKVAAQNCRKRKLENIVHLEHELGQLRARREHLARERLEFQQNLTMLKCRLSELYAKLFSQLRDEEGHPYSLEDYSLQQSNDGNLYLLQRNNSLDGE; from the coding sequence ATGGAGCCAGTGGTGCATTATGGGAGCTGTGGGATGAACCTGGTAGAACCCAATCCACCCATCTGTCAGACGAGCCCTGCTGCTGCATTTGAAGCTGGGTACGCTGATGCAATATCCCCTTACCAACGCTTGAACCCAAACGTGGAGATGCACTATGGACACGGAGGGTGCCAGGTTACCAGACTACCACCAAACGCACCACCTCTTCAACCTCCACTAATGAGCCTAATGGATCCCATGAACATGACAAATACCAATCAGGGACAAAGGAAACACTGCAACGGAAACCCAGACGATCTCGAGTCAGACTCTGGGCTTTCTTTGGGTTCAAGCCCACCGCTTGCCTCACCTGAGAACGAAGTCCATGGGGCGGTTACATATTTACCACGAGACGGCTATACCGAAGGTGACTTAGACGGCATCGAGGACCCGCGTCACATGAGACCAAACATAAACACCCCTATGGATTATTCACAAGCGTTTGGGTCCTATTCTGGACATTCCTACTTTCCCGTCGCACCAAACCCACAACCTGCCCAGCAGCATGTGCATCAGCATGCACCATCCATGAAACAGCAGTTTTTTCCTGCAACTCTTCACGAGCCCCTTGTAAACCATGCAAGCACACCGAGAGCAGGCTCTTTTGACTCAccaaaccccaaaacaaaagaGGCTGGCGTCTCTAGCCCCCTCACCAGGGACGAGCGGAGAGCAGTTGCACTCCAAATCCCTTTTCCTCTTGAAAAGATAATCAATCTGCCTGTAGATGACTTCAATGAGCTACTAAGCAGACATGCACTAAACGATGCCCAGCTCACACTCGTGCGTGACATCCGCCGTCGCGGCAAGAATAAAGTTGCGGCGCAGAACTGCCGCAAGAGGAAGCTGGAAAACATTGTGCACTTGGAACATGAGCTTGGTCAGCTAAGGGCCCGCAGGGAACATCTAGCACGAGAGAGGCTAGAGTTCCAACAAAACCTCACCATGCTGAAGTGTCGTCTCTCCGAGCTTTACGCTAAACTATTCTCCCAGTTACGGGATGAGGAAGGACACCCATATTCTCTGGAGGACTATTCGCTCCAACAAAGTAACGATGGTAACCTTTACCTTCTGCAACGGAACAATTCATTGGATGGGGAATAA
- the hnrnpa1b gene encoding heterogeneous nuclear ribonucleoprotein A1b: protein MSKEGQPREPEQLRKLFIGGLSFETTDESLRSYFEQWGTLTDCVVMRDPNSKRSRGFGFVTYSCVEEVDEAMKARPHKVDGRLVEPKRAVSREDSNKPFAHTTVKKIFVGGIKEDTEEGHLRDYFQEFGKIDAVEIMIDHKTGNKRGFAFVTFDDHDAVDRIVIQKYHTINGHNSEVRKAVSKQEMQSSSMNMRGRGGGNFGGGRYGNNDFGGGRDGFRDEFRGGRGGGYGGGDGYNNGFGGDGGYGGGGSGYGGSRGGGYGGGGGQGYGNGGGGYGGGGYGGGSGGGGGSNAYDGYNNGSGNFGGGNFGGGGGSSSYNDFGDYNSQQSNFGPMKGNFGRGGRNSGPYSGGYGGSSGGGGGYGGSSGGGYGGNSGGRRYQVYKPIICYPQRMRTNRSSQSNIPGGVFLCVRFKVRPGPFSRLVSLLANRINHRMPKEDQPREPEQLRKLFIGGLSFETTDESLRSYFEQWGTLTDCVVMRDPNSKRSRGFGFVTYSCVEEVDESMKARPHKVDGRLVEPKRAVSREDSNKPFAHTTVKKIFVGGIKEDTEECHLRDYFQEFGKIDAVEIMIDHKTGNKRGFAFVTFDDHDAVDRIVIQKYHTINGHNSEVRKALSKQEMQNASMNMRGRGGGNFSGRYGNNDYEGGRDSFRDGFRGGRGGSGGYGDSYNNGFGGDGGYGGGGGSPSYGGNRSGGYGGGGPGYCNNGGGGYGGGGYGSGGYGGGGGGGNNYDNYNNGGGNFGGGQYSGSFGGAGGGSGNYNDFGSYNSQQSSFGPMKGPFGGSGGRNSSPYGGGYGGSSGGSGGYSGRRY from the exons ATGTCGAAAGAG GGCCAGCCACGAGAACCCGAGCAGCTCAGGAAGTTGTTTATTGGAGGCCTCAGCTTCGAGACCACAGACGAAAGCCTGCGTTCTTATTTTGAGCAATGGGGCACGTTAACCGACTGTGTG GTTATGAGAGACCCAAACTCCAAGCGCTCCAGAGGCTTCGGTTTCGTCACGTACTCCTGTGTGGAAGAAGTCGATGAAGCCATGAAGGCACGTCCTCACAAAGTCGACGGTCGTCTTGTGGAGCCCAAACGCGCCGTGTCAAGAGAG GATTCTAACAAACCCTTTGCACATACCACGGTGAAAAAGATCTTTGTGGGTGGCATTAAGGAAGATACTGAAGAGGGCCATCTACGAGACTACTTCCAGGAATTTGGGAAGATTGATGCAGTTGAAATAATGATTGATCATAAGACTGGCAACAAAAGAGGCTTTGCATTTGTTACGTTCGATGATCACGATGCTGTGGATCGTATTGTTA TTCAAAAGTACCACACAATAAATGGGCACAATTCAGAAGTAAGAAAGGCAGTGTCTAAACAAGAGATGCAGAGTTCATCAATGAACATGAGGG GGCGTGGAGGTGGAAACTTTGGCGGTGGCCGATACGGCAACAATGACTTTGGAGGAGGCAGAGATGGATTCAGAGACGAATTTAGAG GAGGCAGAGGTGGAGGATATGGAGGTGGAGATGGCTACAACAATGGCTTTGGAGGTGATG GTGGCTACGGTGGTGGCGGCTCTGGTTATGGTGGCAGCCGTGGTGGGGGATACGGTGGTGGAGGAGGACAAGGCTACGGTAACGGCGGTGGAGGATATGGTGGTGGAGGATACGGTGGTGGTAGTGGAGGAGGCGGTGGCAGCAATGCTTATGATGGCTATAACAACGGCAGTGGAAACTTTGGGGGTG GTAactttggtggtggtggtggtagcagcAGCTACAATGACTTTGGAGACTACAACAGCCAGCAGTCAAATTTTGGCCCCATGAAAGGAAACTTTGGAAGAGGTGGCCGGAATAGTGGCCCATATAGTG GTGGATATGGGGGTAGCTCTGGAGGAGGTGGAGGCTATGGTGGAAGTTCAGGTGGAGGATATGGTGGAAACTCTGGAGGCAGACGATAT CAAGTGTATAAGCCAATCATCTGTTATCCACAGCGCATGCGCACAAACCGATCGAGCCAATCGAATATACCAGGGGGCGTTTTCCTGTGTGTCCGTTTTAAAGTTCGACCCGGTCCGTTTTCACGTCTTGTGTCGCTTCTAGCAAACAGAATAAACCACAGAATGCCAaaggag GACCAGCCACGAGAACCCGAGCAGCTCAGGAAGTTGTTTATTGGAGGCCTCAGCTTCGAGACCACAGACGAAAGCCTGCGCTCTTATTTTGAGCAATGGGGCACGTTAACCGACTGTGTG GTTATGAGAGATCCAAACTCCAAGCGCTCCAGAGGCTTCGGTTTCGTCACATATTCCTGTGTGGAAGAAGTCGACGAATCCATGAAGGCACGTCCTCACAAAGTCGACGGTCGTCTTGTGGAGCCCAAACGCGCCGTGTCAAGAGAG GATTCTAACAAACCCTTTGCACATACCACGGTGAAAAAGATCTTTGTGGGTGGCATTAAGGAAGATACTGAAGAATGCCATCTACGAGACTACTTCCAGGAATTTGGGAAGATTGATGCAGTTGAAATAATGATCGATCATAAGACTGGCAACAAAAGAGGCTTTGCATTTGTTACGTTTGATGATCACGATGCTGTGGATCGTATTGTTA TACAAAAGTACCACACAATAAATGGCCATAATTCAGAAGTTAGAAAGGCCCTGTCTAAACAAGAGATGCAGAACGCATCGATGAACATGAGGG GACGTGGTGGTGGAAACTTCAGTGGTCGATATGGCAACAATGACTACGAAGGAGGCAGAGATAGCTTCAGAGATGGATTCAGAG GAGGCAGAGGTGGCAGTGGAGGATATGGAGATAGCTACAACAATGGATTTGGAGGAGATG GCGGGTATGGTGGTGGCGGGGGCAGTCCTAGCTATGGAGGCAACCGTAGTGGGGGATATGGCGGAGGAGGACCTGGCTACTGTAACAACGGCGGAGGAGGCTACGGTGGCGGTGGATATGGCAGTGGTGGATATGGCGGCGGCGGTGGCGGTGGTAACAACTACGACAACTATAATAACGGCGGTGGAAACTTTGGAGGTGGTCAGTATtcag GTAGTTTTGGTGGAGCTGGCGGTGGTAGCGGCAACTACAATGACTTTGGAAGCTATAACAGTCAGCAGTCAAGTTTTGGCCCCATGAAAGGACCCTTTGGTGGCAGCGGTGGCAGGAATAGCAGCCCATACGGTg GTGGATATGGAGGCAGCTCCGGAGGAAGTGGAGGCTACAGTGGTAGACGATATTAA
- the cbx5 gene encoding chromobox protein homolog 5: protein MGKKNQNREDDESASSDEEEYVVEKVLDRRVVKGRVEYYLKWKGFSDKHNTWEPEKNLDCPDLISEFMKTYKKGGSGTSTPSSGTKPSSATPSRTKEPGSKRRNSDEEEEGGSKQKRKKEDEILVARGFERGLEPEKIIGATDSCGDLMFLMKWKDSDEADLVLAKEANHKCPQIVIAFYEERLTWHEDGEKKEKGAAAV from the exons ATGGGAAAGAAGAATCAGAACCGTGAGGATGACGAATCTGCGTCCTCAGACGAAGAAGAATACGTGGTGGAGAAGGTCTTGGACAGGAGGGTTGTAAAGGGCAGAGTGGAGTACTATCTTAAATGGAAAGGATTTTCAGA TAAACACAACACGTGGGAGCCAGAAAAAAACCTCGACTGTCCAGATCTCATCTCCGAATTCATGAAGACGTACAAAAAGGGTGGCAGTGGTACGAGTACTCCAAGCAGTGGGACCAAACCCTCCAGCGCAACTCCCTCTCGTACCAAAGAACCCGGCAGCAAGAGGAGAAACTCAGACGAAGAAGAGGAGGGCGGCAGCAAGCAGAAGCGGAAAAAAGAG GACGAGATCCTAGTCGCTAGAGGCTTTGAGAGAGGTCTGGAgccggagaagatcattggtgCGACCGACTCTTGTGGGGACCTTATGTTCTTAATGAAGTG GAAAGACTCGGACGAGGCGGACCTTGTGCTCGCGAAGGAGGCCAATCACAAGTGTCCCCAGATTGTCATCGCTTTCTACGAGGAGCGTCTTACTTGGCATGAGGATGgcgagaagaaggagaagggtGCTGCAGCTGTGTAA